The Amphiura filiformis chromosome 12, Afil_fr2py, whole genome shotgun sequence genome includes a region encoding these proteins:
- the LOC140165689 gene encoding uncharacterized protein isoform X3 — translation MTQINKIPFHSPEGQQLLQESSAFQTLLTRLFKKQENNTFCGVQSSALLLSAQHFGAKFPDVASQKDCSLESPPYVEGNMFSYTETKAAMDEAKVDAEGCTMEQVYNLFKQHGRNIKMYHADTVTVDEFRSLASKALSHHDSSWGVIANFDEYDLQQDFTVHGHFSPLAAYHAPTDRFLLLDTWMNTVDVWVKTEDMFAAMKTIDSDTNKYRGFIILES, via the coding sequence ATGACACAAATCAATAAGATTCCATTCCATTCTCCTGAAGGCCAACAACTCCTCCAAGAATCCAGTGCCTTCCAGACTCTCCTCACTAGACTCTTCAAAAAGCAAGAAAACAACACATTCTGTGGGGTGCAAAGTTCAGCTCTTCTCTTAAGTGCACAGCACTTTGGTGCAAAGTTCCCTGATGTAGCATCTCAGAAAGATTGTAGCTTAGAATCACCGCCGTATGTTGAAGGAAACATGTTTAGTTATACGGAAACCAAAGCGGCTATGGATGAAGCTAAAGTGGATGCTGAGGGCTGCACTATGGAGCAGGTTTATAATCTATTCAAGCAGCATGGTAGGAACATCAAGATGTATCATGCAGATACTGTCACTGTTGATGAGTTCAGATCTTTGGCTTCCAAAGCCCTGTCTCACCACGATTCTAGTTGGGGTGTGATAGCGAATTTCGATGAGTATGATCTACAGCAAGATTTTACCGTGCATGGACATTTTAGTCCTCTGGCGGCTTACCATGCCCCGACGGATCGCTTCTTGCTGCTTGATACGTGGATGAATACAGTGGATGTGTGGGTGAAAACAGAAGATATGTTTGCTGCTATGAAAACTATAGACTCGGATACTAACAAATATAGAGGATTTATTATATTGGAAAGCTAA
- the LOC140165689 gene encoding uncharacterized protein isoform X1, whose translation METVRSTEGLSSWKVNSVTRKAKLFTDIMTQINKIPFHSPEGQQLLQESSAFQTLLTRLFKKQENNTFCGVQSSALLLSAQHFGAKFPDVASQKDCSLESPPYVEGNMFSYTETKAAMDEAKVDAEGCTMEQVYNLFKQHGRNIKMYHADTVTVDEFRSLASKALSHHDSSWGVIANFDEYDLQQDFTVHGHFSPLAAYHAPTDRFLLLDTWMNTVDVWVKTEDMFAAMKTIDSDTNKYRGFIILES comes from the exons ATGGAGACAGTCAGAAGTACAGAGGGTTTATCATCTTGGAAAGTTAACTCTGTTACGAGGAAAGCCAAGTTATTTACAG ACATCATGACACAAATCAATAAGATTCCATTCCATTCTCCTGAAGGCCAACAACTCCTCCAAGAATCCAGTGCCTTCCAGACTCTCCTCACTAGACTCTTCAAAAAGCAAGAAAACAACACATTCTGTGGGGTGCAAAGTTCAGCTCTTCTCTTAAGTGCACAGCACTTTGGTGCAAAGTTCCCTGATGTAGCATCTCAGAAAGATTGTAGCTTAGAATCACCGCCGTATGTTGAAGGAAACATGTTTAGTTATACGGAAACCAAAGCGGCTATGGATGAAGCTAAAGTGGATGCTGAGGGCTGCACTATGGAGCAGGTTTATAATCTATTCAAGCAGCATGGTAGGAACATCAAGATGTATCATGCAGATACTGTCACTGTTGATGAGTTCAGATCTTTGGCTTCCAAAGCCCTGTCTCACCACGATTCTAGTTGGGGTGTGATAGCGAATTTCGATGAGTATGATCTACAGCAAGATTTTACCGTGCATGGACATTTTAGTCCTCTGGCGGCTTACCATGCCCCGACGGATCGCTTCTTGCTGCTTGATACGTGGATGAATACAGTGGATGTGTGGGTGAAAACAGAAGATATGTTTGCTGCTATGAAAACTATAGACTCGGATACTAACAAATATAGAGGATTTATTATATTGGAAAGCTAA
- the LOC140165570 gene encoding uncharacterized protein — MAKITNIHFHSADGQKLLQEADEAQTLLIRLFKKQENNTFCGVQSSALLFSAQHFGAKFPDVTSQKDCNLESPPYVEGNMFSYTETSAAMDEAKVDAEGCTMEQVYNLFKQHGRNIKMYHADTVTVDEFRSLAIKALSHQDSSWGIIANYDEVELQPDLRVPLHVSLKDIRQINPFQPIGHFSPLEH, encoded by the exons ATGGCAAAGATTACCAACATACATTTCCACTCAGCCGATGGTCAGAAACTCCTCCAGGAGGCGGATGAAGCACAAACACTCCTCATTAGACTCTTCAAAAAGCAAGAAAACAACACATTCTGTGGGGTGCAAAGTTCAGCTCTTCTCTTCAGTGCACAGCATTTTGGTGCAAAGTTCCCTGATGTAACATCTCAGAAAGATTGTAACTTAGAATCACCACCGTATGTTGAAGGAAACATGTTTAGTTATACGGAAACCAGTGCGGCTATGGATGAAGCTAAAGTGGATGCTGAGGGCTGCACTATGGAGCAGGTTTATAATCTATTCAAGCAGCATGGCAGGAACATCAAGATGTATCACGCAGATACTGTCACCGTTGACGAGTTTCGATCATTAGCAATTAAAGCTTTGTCTCACCAAGATTCCAGCTGGGGCATTATCGCTAATTACGATGAAGTTGAACTCCAACCAGATTTGCGTGTGCCACTTCATGTGTCATTAAAAGACATACGGCAAATCAATCCATTTCAGCCTATTGGCCATTTCAGCCCATTAG AACATTGA